One segment of Thermoanaerobacter kivui DNA contains the following:
- a CDS encoding stalk domain-containing protein translates to MTKIKQLALWILIFVFTCASFTSAKAEQTFAANSNIRVLIEVNDYKLSKYEPKKGVYLGAYVYQDTLINGDMKKFNEITGKKHASFFIYVGYGSPFPQKWIDQLKEVGAAAHIAFEPNNGLDQVKDDQYLRNFARKLKESGIPVFLRFASEMNGDWTAYSGNPKKYIEKWRLVHDVMEEEAPNVMMVWTVFTFPQSNILSYYPGDDYVDWVGVNIYNVVYHNNNINLKADHEDPLELLDYVYDTFSERKPIQISEFGATHYTITDGKYYVDFAIEKITRMYNGLKTKYPRVKSIFYFDVNNLVNAPQGRRINNYAITDDERILKTYSNLISDPYFLSDVGPNLEGTVNNEFMVVKDGILVLNGKTFISSSVLKKYMKAKVFWDSQNNRLTLLKGSNTTTFDIKSYKVIVNGKKGAFILNGSSYFPLTEVAPQIGYKVKWDGKEKLIKVSLSS, encoded by the coding sequence ATGACAAAAATTAAACAGCTTGCATTATGGATTTTAATTTTTGTTTTTACTTGTGCATCTTTTACTTCTGCAAAGGCAGAACAAACATTTGCTGCGAATTCAAACATAAGAGTTCTAATTGAAGTAAATGACTACAAACTGTCAAAATACGAGCCTAAAAAAGGTGTATACCTTGGAGCTTATGTATACCAAGACACTTTAATAAATGGAGACATGAAGAAATTTAACGAGATTACAGGCAAAAAACATGCATCGTTTTTCATTTATGTTGGATACGGAAGCCCCTTTCCTCAAAAATGGATTGACCAGTTAAAGGAAGTAGGCGCAGCTGCTCATATAGCTTTCGAACCAAATAACGGATTGGACCAAGTAAAAGACGACCAATATTTAAGAAACTTTGCAAGAAAATTAAAAGAATCTGGCATACCTGTATTTTTGCGATTTGCCTCAGAAATGAATGGGGATTGGACTGCCTATAGTGGCAATCCCAAAAAATACATAGAAAAATGGAGACTTGTTCACGATGTGATGGAAGAAGAAGCGCCAAACGTTATGATGGTATGGACTGTATTTACCTTTCCACAGTCAAACATATTGTCCTATTACCCTGGTGATGATTATGTAGATTGGGTAGGAGTAAATATATACAATGTAGTTTATCACAATAATAACATAAACTTAAAAGCAGACCATGAAGACCCGTTGGAACTTTTGGATTATGTCTATGACACCTTCAGTGAAAGAAAGCCTATCCAGATCTCTGAATTTGGCGCTACTCACTATACTATAACTGATGGAAAATACTATGTAGACTTTGCAATTGAGAAAATAACCCGCATGTACAATGGCTTAAAAACAAAATATCCGAGGGTCAAATCTATATTTTATTTTGATGTAAATAACTTGGTAAATGCACCTCAAGGCAGAAGAATAAACAACTATGCCATAACGGACGATGAAAGAATTTTAAAAACCTATTCTAATTTAATCAGTGACCCATACTTTTTAAGTGATGTAGGTCCTAACCTTGAAGGCACTGTAAACAATGAATTTATGGTAGTAAAAGACGGAATTTTAGTCTTAAATGGAAAAACCTTTATATCCTCGTCTGTATTGAAAAAATACATGAAAGCGAAAGTATTTTGGGATTCACAAAACAATAGATTAACCCTTTTAAAAGGAAGTAACACCACTACATTTGATATAAAATCCTATAAAGTTATTGTAAACGGCAAAAAAGGTGCATTTATTCTAAACGGTAGCTCCTATTTTCCTTTAACAGAAGTAGCTCCACAAATAGGATATAAAGTTAAATGGGATGGGAAAGAAAAGCTGATTAAAGTATCTTTATCATCATAG
- a CDS encoding DeoR/GlpR family DNA-binding transcription regulator produces the protein MNMSISDRMFGEERRLKIAEIISKDKSISVAELSKIFNVSESTIRRDLHVLEEKGFIQRTHGGAILNVGTHYEPAFFEKEDVELEAKRKIGKIAASMIEEGDSIILDAGTTTLEIARNLKNMKLTVVTNSPLIAIELSKHEDIELIVTGGIQRWRTKALVGPIAEMVIKQFKVDKAFIGTNAISFEDGLMTPDLIEANTKKAMCDVANEVYIVADHTKFGKKSFVKFADIKDITAIITDDEVDYEIVRKYEQANIDIVSFGKDENNDNDGNGESSD, from the coding sequence ATGAATATGAGTATATCTGATAGAATGTTTGGCGAGGAAAGGCGCTTAAAGATTGCAGAGATTATAAGTAAGGATAAAAGTATAAGCGTTGCGGAGCTTAGTAAAATCTTTAATGTTTCTGAGTCTACAATAAGAAGAGATTTGCATGTGCTGGAGGAAAAGGGTTTCATACAGAGGACTCACGGTGGTGCGATATTGAATGTTGGTACTCATTATGAGCCTGCATTTTTTGAAAAAGAAGATGTAGAACTTGAGGCAAAAAGAAAAATAGGTAAAATTGCTGCATCAATGATAGAAGAAGGAGATTCTATAATTTTAGATGCTGGTACGACTACTCTTGAAATTGCGCGAAATCTTAAAAATATGAAACTTACTGTTGTCACAAATTCTCCTCTTATTGCGATAGAACTTTCAAAACATGAGGATATTGAACTTATTGTAACAGGAGGCATACAGAGGTGGAGGACTAAGGCATTAGTTGGTCCAATTGCTGAAATGGTGATAAAGCAGTTTAAAGTTGACAAAGCCTTTATAGGGACCAATGCTATATCTTTTGAGGATGGGCTTATGACTCCAGACTTAATTGAAGCCAATACAAAGAAAGCGATGTGTGATGTAGCAAACGAAGTTTATATAGTGGCTGACCATACTAAATTCGGTAAAAAATCTTTTGTCAAATTTGCAGATATAAAAGACATTACGGCAATAATAACAGATGATGAGGTTGATTATGAGATAGTGCGAAAATATGAACAGGCAAATATAGATATAGTAAGTTTTGGAAAGGATGAAAATAATGATAACGACGGTAACGGCGAATCCAGCGATTGA
- a CDS encoding S-layer homology domain-containing protein, with protein sequence MKNLKKLIAVVLTFALVFSAMAVGFAATTPFTDVKDDAPYASAVARLYALNITNGVGDGKFGVDQPVTRAQMITFVNRMLGYEDLAEMAKSEKSAFKDVPQNHWAVGQINLAYKLGLAQGVGNGKFDPNSELRYAQALAFVLRALGFKDLDWPYGYLAKAQDLGLVHGLNLAYNGVIKRGDLALILDRALEVPMVKYVDGKEVLGEPLISKVATKAEYTVIATNAQDRSVEEGKVAVLDKDGKLTTINAGLVDFSEYLGKKVIVYSERFGDPVYVAEGDNDVVSFTEGQDSVGTTVYKNDDNKTAIKVDDNAYVLYNGYLTKVSKVTVKEGAEVTIINNNYLIVNGSYDNSTIVYNDVQSGDKYLNRDSNYELKGTVTVTGAVSKVTDIKANDYIYYGKQYDVNGNVVGTVIYVVRNQVTGTVTEKSVSGSTYKASIDNVSYTVADNNVWNQLEPGKKVTVILNKDNVIVGISSTTTTTAVNYAIFKEKSDPFTAWFAKVKLILPDAAEKVFDAVYSDVYDKVNLAEGTIVTYTVDANGKLNDIQRANDQPFSSASYKADAKVLTEGSTTYYITDNTVLLNNTSDGYKALKLTDLKDATNLNVKIVADNYNVAKVVVFNNASFVSTTTSTVYAYVTGTADVYVNGSTFTRLTVLENGQTKTYDANSQLATNYTHKAVVLTLTNGKIANIALPTVASGVKLTNIDQANLRITDTTNKGYLLDPNFIVVDTNGNLKGLSDITKDTGVNLYTNDVGKVFVIEIVQ encoded by the coding sequence ATGAAGAACCTCAAAAAGTTAATAGCAGTGGTTCTCACGTTCGCATTGGTGTTCAGTGCGATGGCAGTAGGGTTTGCTGCAACGACACCGTTCACCGATGTGAAAGATGATGCACCTTATGCATCAGCAGTGGCTCGTCTGTATGCTCTTAATATCACGAATGGTGTAGGAGATGGCAAATTTGGTGTAGATCAGCCAGTTACAAGAGCTCAGATGATTACATTCGTAAACAGAATGCTGGGCTATGAAGACTTAGCTGAAATGGCTAAGAGCGAGAAATCAGCATTTAAAGATGTACCACAAAATCACTGGGCAGTTGGACAAATTAACTTGGCTTACAAATTAGGGCTGGCGCAAGGTGTTGGAAATGGTAAATTTGATCCAAATAGCGAGCTGAGATATGCACAAGCATTGGCATTTGTATTAAGAGCACTTGGCTTCAAAGACCTTGACTGGCCTTATGGTTATCTCGCTAAAGCTCAAGACCTCGGACTAGTACATGGCTTAAATCTTGCCTACAACGGAGTAATTAAACGTGGTGACTTGGCATTAATATTGGACAGAGCATTGGAAGTACCAATGGTTAAATATGTAGATGGCAAAGAAGTGCTTGGAGAGCCGCTCATTTCAAAAGTTGCAACAAAGGCAGAATATACAGTAATAGCTACAAATGCTCAAGACAGGTCAGTTGAGGAAGGCAAAGTTGCAGTATTAGACAAGGATGGTAAATTAACTACTATTAACGCAGGTCTTGTTGACTTTTCAGAATATCTTGGCAAAAAAGTAATTGTATACTCAGAGAGATTTGGTGACCCAGTATATGTTGCTGAAGGAGATAATGATGTTGTAAGCTTTACAGAAGGTCAAGATTCCGTTGGTACAACAGTATATAAGAATGATGATAATAAAACTGCTATAAAAGTTGATGATAATGCGTATGTACTTTACAATGGCTATTTGACAAAAGTTTCTAAAGTGACTGTAAAAGAAGGTGCGGAAGTAACAATTATAAACAACAACTATCTCATTGTAAATGGTTCTTATGACAACTCAACAATTGTGTACAATGATGTACAAAGTGGTGACAAGTACCTCAATAGAGATTCTAATTACGAATTGAAAGGAACAGTAACAGTAACAGGTGCAGTATCAAAAGTAACAGATATTAAAGCTAATGATTATATCTACTATGGCAAGCAATATGATGTAAATGGAAATGTTGTGGGAACAGTAATATACGTTGTAAGAAATCAGGTAACTGGTACTGTTACAGAAAAGTCTGTCAGTGGTTCAACATATAAGGCTTCCATAGATAATGTTTCTTATACTGTAGCTGATAATAATGTATGGAATCAGCTTGAACCAGGTAAGAAAGTAACAGTCATACTTAATAAAGATAATGTAATTGTAGGAATATCTTCAACAACTACAACAACAGCTGTAAATTATGCTATATTTAAAGAGAAATCAGATCCATTTACTGCTTGGTTTGCAAAAGTGAAGTTGATACTGCCAGATGCTGCAGAAAAAGTATTTGATGCGGTGTACAGCGACGTATATGATAAAGTCAACTTAGCGGAAGGTACTATAGTAACCTATACAGTTGATGCAAATGGTAAATTAAATGACATACAGAGGGCAAATGATCAACCATTTAGCAGTGCTTCATATAAAGCTGATGCAAAAGTATTAACTGAAGGTAGTACGACATACTACATCACAGACAACACAGTGCTTCTTAACAACACAAGTGATGGTTATAAAGCATTAAAACTGACAGATCTAAAAGATGCTACAAACCTGAACGTTAAGATTGTAGCGGATAATTACAATGTGGCAAAGGTAGTAGTATTTAATAATGCATCTTTTGTATCAACTACAACATCTACAGTTTATGCATATGTAACAGGTACAGCAGATGTGTACGTAAATGGCTCAACATTTACTAGATTAACAGTTCTTGAAAATGGTCAAACAAAGACATATGATGCAAATTCACAATTAGCTACAAATTATACACATAAAGCGGTTGTATTAACATTAACTAATGGAAAAATTGCAAACATTGCGTTGCCAACGGTTGCTTCAGGAGTAAAATTAACAAATATTGATCAAGCTAATTTAAGAATTACTGATACTACCAATAAAGGATATCTCTTGGATCCTAACTTTATAGTAGTAGATACAAATGGTAATCTCAAAGGATTAAGCGATATTACAAAGGATACAGGAGTTAACCTCTATACTAACGACGTAGGTAAAGTATTTGTAATAGAAATAGTACAATAA
- a CDS encoding PTS fructose transporter subunit IIC: protein MKKVVAVTACPTGIAHTYMAAENLQMAAKEMGVDIKVETQGSIGAENQLTEEDIKTADAVIIAAATKVDKSRFVGKPVLEVPVEDAIKDAKGLIEKALKMEKPKDYVEKVEEIHKERSAQRTGAYKHLMTGVSYMIPFVVAGGILIALSFFWGYKAFEVEGTLPWALMKIGSGSAFALMVPILSGYIAFSIADRPGLVPGMVGGMLAVSTGAGFLGGIISGFLAGYTIVYLKRLIKLPKTLEGLMPVLILPVLSTLIVGLLMIYVIGSPMKAIMTSLTNWLTGMSSTNAVIFGAILGLMMAFDMGGPVNKTAYTFATGLLASNVFAPMAAVMAAGMTPPLGLALATVLFKNRFTKEEIEAGKAAWVLGASFITEGAIPFAAADPFRVIPSIMVGSAVTGALSMLFHIELRAPHGGIFVIPIAVSNPLLYIGVIAVGTVVTALMVALLKKKVE, encoded by the coding sequence ATGAAAAAGGTAGTTGCTGTTACAGCCTGCCCTACAGGTATTGCTCATACCTATATGGCGGCGGAAAATCTTCAGATGGCAGCCAAAGAAATGGGAGTAGACATAAAGGTAGAGACTCAAGGGTCAATAGGTGCAGAAAACCAGCTTACTGAAGAAGATATAAAAACTGCTGATGCTGTCATAATAGCAGCTGCAACGAAAGTTGATAAATCAAGATTTGTAGGAAAACCTGTACTTGAGGTACCAGTTGAAGATGCTATAAAGGATGCAAAAGGGCTTATTGAAAAGGCTCTTAAGATGGAAAAGCCAAAAGATTATGTAGAAAAGGTAGAGGAGATTCATAAAGAAAGGTCAGCGCAAAGGACAGGTGCCTACAAACACCTTATGACAGGTGTTTCCTACATGATACCTTTTGTAGTTGCAGGTGGTATCTTAATTGCACTTTCCTTTTTCTGGGGATATAAAGCCTTTGAGGTAGAAGGAACTCTTCCTTGGGCTTTGATGAAAATTGGCAGCGGCTCAGCCTTTGCATTGATGGTTCCGATTTTGTCTGGCTATATAGCATTTTCTATAGCAGATAGGCCTGGTCTTGTTCCCGGTATGGTAGGCGGTATGCTGGCAGTATCCACTGGGGCGGGATTTTTAGGCGGCATCATTTCAGGATTTTTGGCAGGATATACGATAGTTTATCTGAAAAGGTTAATAAAGCTTCCTAAAACATTAGAAGGTTTAATGCCAGTACTCATATTGCCAGTATTATCAACTTTAATAGTTGGACTTTTAATGATATATGTAATAGGTTCTCCAATGAAAGCTATAATGACATCTTTGACTAACTGGCTTACTGGTATGAGTTCGACAAATGCAGTGATTTTTGGAGCAATATTAGGACTTATGATGGCTTTTGATATGGGTGGTCCTGTAAACAAGACAGCTTATACTTTTGCAACAGGTCTTTTAGCATCAAATGTTTTTGCTCCAATGGCAGCGGTCATGGCAGCTGGTATGACACCTCCTCTTGGACTTGCACTTGCAACTGTTCTTTTCAAGAATAGATTTACAAAGGAAGAGATAGAAGCAGGTAAAGCAGCATGGGTTTTAGGTGCTTCCTTTATAACAGAAGGTGCTATACCATTTGCAGCAGCAGACCCCTTCAGGGTAATACCTTCAATAATGGTGGGCTCTGCTGTGACAGGTGCTCTTTCAATGCTCTTCCACATTGAACTTCGAGCTCCTCATGGAGGAATATTTGTAATACCGAT
- a CDS encoding PTS sugar transporter subunit IIA codes for MEIKDVLNEKMMVFDLKAKDKNGVLEELVSVLKENGVVDDEEGFLEVVKKREEEFSTGIGYGVAIPHGKSSLVKKPAIVFGKSRQGIDYNSMDGKPAHLFFLIAVPDNSDELHLKVLSELSRSLMHKEVREELERASTPEEVIKAFEK; via the coding sequence ATGGAAATAAAAGATGTATTGAACGAAAAAATGATGGTTTTTGACCTAAAGGCAAAGGACAAAAATGGAGTATTGGAAGAGTTAGTAAGTGTTTTAAAAGAAAATGGAGTTGTAGATGATGAAGAAGGCTTTTTAGAAGTGGTGAAAAAAAGAGAAGAAGAGTTTTCTACAGGTATAGGTTATGGGGTTGCAATACCTCATGGCAAAAGCAGTCTTGTGAAAAAGCCAGCAATAGTATTTGGAAAGTCTCGCCAGGGAATAGACTATAACTCAATGGATGGCAAACCTGCACATTTATTTTTCTTAATTGCTGTGCCAGACAACTCTGATGAGCTGCACCTTAAAGTTTTGTCTGAGCTTTCAAGGTCTTTGATGCATAAGGAGGTGAGAGAAGAGTTAGAAAGAGCTTCGACACCTGAGGAAGTCATAAAGGCTTTTGAGAAGTAA
- the pfkB gene encoding 1-phosphofructokinase, whose protein sequence is MITTVTANPAIDRTIIVEDLKLGYVNRVIRSRVDAGGKGINVAKNLKNFGDDVIALGFIGPNAKYIIDCLEDEGIKTDFVKIKNETRTNIKISDISRMEVTDLNEYGPHVSEEEIELLKKSICKYAKESKVLVLSGSLPQGVQKTFYKDIIREIKSGDLKIILDADKEAFLYGIEEKPYMIKPNVQELEDAVGKKLESLEEVIEEGKKLKDSGIEIVAISMGGRGSVVITKEGIYRVMPVKVEVKGTVGAGDAFVAGFAHGIYKGLPIEETIKIAAALSTSVVMKEGTRAGTLDEVNILKDKIEIERIER, encoded by the coding sequence ATGATAACGACGGTAACGGCGAATCCAGCGATTGACAGGACAATAATTGTTGAGGATTTGAAACTTGGTTATGTAAATAGGGTAATTCGCTCAAGAGTAGATGCTGGGGGAAAAGGCATAAATGTCGCCAAAAACCTTAAAAATTTTGGAGATGATGTTATTGCTCTCGGCTTTATAGGACCTAATGCTAAATATATAATCGATTGTTTAGAAGATGAAGGTATAAAAACTGACTTTGTGAAAATAAAGAATGAGACGAGGACAAATATAAAGATTTCTGATATTTCAAGGATGGAAGTCACTGATTTGAATGAATATGGTCCTCATGTAAGCGAAGAAGAAATCGAGCTACTTAAAAAAAGTATATGTAAATACGCCAAAGAGTCAAAAGTGCTTGTGCTTTCAGGAAGTTTACCACAAGGAGTGCAAAAGACTTTTTACAAAGACATAATTAGAGAAATAAAAAGCGGCGATTTAAAAATAATTCTCGATGCTGACAAAGAAGCGTTTTTATACGGCATAGAAGAAAAGCCTTACATGATAAAACCTAATGTGCAGGAGTTAGAAGATGCAGTAGGCAAAAAGCTTGAAAGTTTAGAAGAGGTTATTGAAGAAGGGAAAAAGCTGAAGGATTCAGGTATAGAAATAGTTGCGATTTCTATGGGAGGCCGCGGCAGTGTTGTGATAACAAAGGAAGGGATATATAGGGTAATGCCTGTAAAAGTTGAAGTAAAAGGGACAGTTGGGGCAGGAGATGCGTTTGTTGCAGGCTTTGCTCATGGAATATACAAAGGACTTCCCATTGAGGAGACAATAAAAATAGCAGCAGCTTTATCTACATCAGTTGTTATGAAAGAAGGCACAAGAGCAGGTACCCTTGATGAGGTAAATATATTAAAGGATAAGATTGAAATAGAAAGGATAGAAAGGTGA